One window from the genome of Pyrus communis chromosome 16, drPyrComm1.1, whole genome shotgun sequence encodes:
- the LOC137720113 gene encoding uncharacterized protein — protein MAVMEKLRMFVAQEPVVAASCLIAGVGLFLPAVVRPILDSFEASKQVPQPALSDVVAGMTGKK, from the exons ATGGCAGTGATGGAGAAGCTCAGGATGTTCGTCGCTCAGGAGCCTGTCGTCGCAGCTTCTTGCCTCATCGCCGGCGttg GACTCTTCCTTCCCGCTGTAGTAAGGCCAATTCTAGATTCCTTTGAAGCTTCTAAGCAAGTCCCCCAGCCTGCTTTAAGTGAT GTGGTTGCAGGTATGACAGGTAAAAAATAG
- the LOC137720479 gene encoding auxin response factor 18 isoform X2: MICIQSYGSCVQGLWWMYQGLEIRSSTFLKLEASTNQELNQQIPLFNLPSKILCSVVNIRLLAEQETDEVYAQITLHPEADQSEPTSPDQCKPEAPKPTVHWFCKILTASDTSTHGGFSVLRKHATECLPPLDMNQATPTQELIAKDLHGYEWKFKHIFRGQPRRHLLTTGWSTFVTSKRLVAGDAFVFLRGDNGELRVGVRRLARQQSQMPSSVISSTSMHLGVLATASHALMTKTLFVVYSKPRTSQFIVCLNKYLEAINNKFSLGMRFRMRFEGEESPERRFTGTIVEVGDLSPQWSESKWRSLKVQWDEHAAVQRPERVSPWDIELFVASAPLNLAQPVVKSKRPRPVEIASSEVTTNSAASAFWYHSSPQTAELNQLGGVPEVQSSSSQIVWPMRQKESNSNSYSSSRVCSDGIWPSSPNVNVSLSLFPDSKESNKNVTMGSVLSSFASPITSKPNNVPMHDQVEKGKKSGTSGFRLFGCNLTNNTKTTCPQEIEPVFKTMPSGAKGPIPADAFESDQILDVLKLSKEQKQVILEASPKETQGKQGLTLSTRTRTKVQMQGVAVGRAVDLTALKGYDHLIDELEKMFEIKGELRPQNKWAVVFTDDENDMMLMGDDQWPDFCKLVKKIFIYSSDEVQKMNRFKLQSSCLDCEGTVSMDSERRSEHD; the protein is encoded by the exons ATGATCTGTATACAGAGCTATGGAAGTTGTGTGCAGGGCCTCTGGTGGATGTACCAAGGCCTGGAGATAAGGTCTTCTACTTTCCTCAAG CTGGAAGCATCAACAAATCAGGAACTGAACCAGCAAATCCCTCTCTTTAATCTTCCCTCAAAGATCCTTTGTAGTGTGGTCAATATTCGATTACTG GCAGAACAAGAAACAGATGAGGTTTATGCTCAAATCACTTTGCATCCAGAAGCAGAT CAAAGTGAACCTACAAGTCCTGATCAATGCAAACCCGAAGCTCCAAAGCCAACGGTTCACTGGTTTTGCAAGATTTTGACAGCTTCCGATACAAGCACCCATGGAGGGTTCTCTGTCCTTCGAAAGCATGCCACCGAGTGCTTACCTCCGTTG GACATGAACCAAGCAACTCCAACTCAGGAGTTAATCGCCAAAGATCTTCATGGGTATGAGTGGAAATTTAAGCACATCTTTAGAG GTCAACCCCGGAGGCATTTACTTACCACAGGATGGAGTACATTCGTCACTTCAAAAAGATTGGTTGCTGGTGACGCCTTTGTGTTTTTGAG GGGTGACAACGGGGAATTACGGGTTGGGGTTCGGCGTCTAGCTCGTCAACAGAGTCAGATGCCATCATCTGTGATATCAAGCACGAGCATGCATCTTGGAGTGCTTGCAACTGCTTCGCATGCTCTTATGACCAAAACACTGTTTGTTGTGTATTCCAAGCCAAG GACTAGCCAGTTCATTGTTTGCTTAAACAAATATCTGGAGGCCATTAACAATAAATTCTCGCTTGGGATGCGATTCAGGATGCGATTTGAGGGAGAAGAATCTCCTGAAAGAAG GTTCACAGGCACAATAGTTGAGGTTGGGGATTTATCTCCTCAGTGGTCGGAGTCTAAATGGCGATCGTTGAAG GTTCAATGGGATGAACATGCTGCAGTTCAAAGGCCAGAGAGGGTTTCTCCTTGGGATATAGAACTTTTTGTAGCTTCTGCTCCTTTAAATCTTGCTCAACCAGTGGTAAAGAGTAAAAGGCCTCGGCCTGTAGAAATTGCTTCATCTG AAGTTACCACCAATTCAGCTGCTTCAGCTTTTTGGTATCATAGCTCACCCCAGACCGCAGAGTTAAACCAATTAGGTGGTGTTCCGGAAGTCCAAAGCTCTAGTAGTCAGATTGTCTGGCCTATGAGGCAGAAAGAAAGCAATAGCAACAGTTACTCTAGTTCAAGGGTATGCTCAGATGGCATCTGGCCTTCTTCCCCGAACGTGAATGTTTCTTTGAGCCTTTTCCCAGACTCAAAGGAAAGCAACAAGAATGTAACTATGGGGTCTGTGCTCTCTAGCTTTGCCTCCCCAATTACCTCAAAGCCAAATAATGTCCCGATGCATGACCAGgtggaaaaagggaaaaaatctGGCACTTCAGGTTTTAGGTTGTTTGGTTGCAATTTGACAAACAACACTAAAACAACTTGTCCTCAAGAGATAGAGCCAGTGTTTAAAACAATGCCGTCTGGTGCCAAAGGACCTATTCCAGCTGATGCATTTGAATCCGATCAGATTCTGGATGTTTTGAAGCTGTCAAAAGAGCAGAAACAAGTCATCTTGGAGGCATCACCAAAAGAAACACAGGGCAAGCAAGGATTGACCCTTTCAACGAGAACTCGCACTAAG GTGCAAATGCAAGGGGTTGCTGTTGGTCGTGCTGTGGACTTGACTGCATTGAAAGGCTACGATCATCTAATTGATGAgctagagaaaatgtttgagaTCAAAGGAGAGCTTCGTCCACAGAACAAATGGGCAGTTGTTTTCACTGATGATGAAAATGACATGATGCTTATGGGCGATGATCAATGGCC AGACTTCTGTAAGCTGGTgaagaagatatttatatattcaaGCGACGAGGTGCAGAAGATGAACAGATTCAAGCTTCAGAGTTCATGTTTAGATTGTGAAGGGACGGTAAGCATGGATTCTGAGCGTAGATCAGAACATGATTAG
- the LOC137720112 gene encoding uncharacterized protein At4g00950, with the protein MGLGSDEAEPPQLPLFSAPPFHSHEPSGTLTPPHNTSVSVPFRWEEQPGKPRPCTALATLQNPTDFSQKCLELPPRLLLEAKQLSPTTVLEGPYVGRPKFQSSSFRMECYGGFSPERGGGLGALVLSRKGKERGWFDSWGRRVMKGKRDVGGASYVFPSSVDGEIDGGGSVGGESGRMKVKKKVPRITRVGSFSSLSHAKPHFWATVKQSLKQAVPWKNRKFKKDGFVI; encoded by the exons ATGGGGCTGGGATCTGATGAGGCAGAGCCACCACAGCTGCCCTTATTTTCTGCCCCACCATTTCACTCCCACGAGCCATCAGGGACCCTAACCCCACCCCACAACACCTCAGTCTCTGTTCCATTCCGCTGGGAAGAACAGCCCGGGAAGCCAAGGCCCTGCACTGCCCTGGCCACCCTTCAAAACCCCACTGACTTTTCCCAAAAGTGCTTAGAGCTCCCTCCGAGGCTGCTTTTGGAAGCCAAACAGCTTTCTCCCACCACAGTGTTGGAGGGTCCTTATGTCGGCAGGCCAAAGTTTCAGTCTTCCTCATTCAGGATGGAGTGTTATGGCGGTTTTAGCCCCGAGCGAGGAGGGGGGCTTGGTGCTCTGGTTCTGAGCAGGAAAGGGAAGGAGAGAGGGTGGTTTGACTCATGGGGGAGGAGGGTGATGAAGGGAAAAAGAGACGTTGGTGGGGCTAGTTATGTCTTTCCATCTTCTGTGGACGGTGAGATTGACGGTGGTGGCAGTGTGGGAGGAGAGAGTGGGAGGATGAAGGTGAAGAAGAAGGTGCCAAGGATTACAAGGGTTGGGAGCTTTTCTAGTCTCTCTCATGCCAAACCTCACTTCTGG GCGACAGTCAAACAGAGCTTGAAGCAGGCAGTTCCATGGAAGaatagaaaattcaagaaagatGGGTTTGTTATATGA
- the LOC137720495 gene encoding uncharacterized protein has translation MAAAEARAVWQRAANRCFVQEDAKRAPKLACCQSSSSTTRQVDAGPATGAEGPDHPAAGFMPINRNPYSSRPSDTRWWLQPSYGYQKDFTYEQLNALEADMETLRAGFVKSTPNTSEVHQQKAEFTDADSISAVCTKTDYKVQKQDVSAKFCENMQELIQYEMKEKCEIMGMDTIDCPVSKKPKEFCCDYPWLGGGRAEPWWRTTDRDELASLVAQKSLNHIENCDLPPPQKMYLKRHPYADIGCSDPNVMLGTSLDAKAQANDLSNMTTPAHGYPESGKGEAPGEGHSDKSFRDVMEIQQPSEGEPTKAQLMEALCHSQTRAREAEKAAKQAYAEKEHIFKLFFRQASELFAYKQWFRLLQLESLYLRIKNNDQRPSTTVFPEGLPWMPSKGKKLRRSQRKGAKGKRGRRAEPRHDITTYAVAFALGFGLVGAGLLLGWTVGWMLPHF, from the exons ATGGCAGCAGCAGAAGCAAGGGCTGTGTGGCAGAGAGCAGCTAATCGTTGTTTCGTCCAAGAGGATGCCAAAAGAGCTCCCAAGTTAGCCTGCTGCCAATCCTCGTCTTCGACAACTAGGCAGGTTGATGCTGGGCCTGCAACTGGTGCAGAAGGGCCAGATCATCCTGCCGCTGGTTTCATGCCTATCAACCGGAATCCATATTCTAGTCGACCCTCCGATACAAGATGGTGGCTGCAACCTAGCTATGGGTACCAAAAGGATTTTACATACGAACAGTTAAATGCATTGGAGGCTGACATGGAAACACTGAGAGCTGGGTTCGTGAAATCAACACCCAACACTAGCGAGGTCCACCAGCAAAAAGCAGAATTCACTGATGCGGATAGTATCTCCGCTGTTTGTACGAAGACAGACTACAAAGTCCAAAAGCAAGATGTAAGCGccaaattttgtgaaaacatGCAGGAACTTATCCAATAcgaaatgaaggaaaaatgtGAAATAATGGGGATGGATACCATTGATTGCCCAGTTTCCAAGAAACCCAAGGAATTTTGTTGTGACTATCCTTGGCTTGGAGGTGGGAGGGCTGAACCTTGGTGGCGGACAACGGATAGAGATGAATTGGCTTCCTTGGTTGCTCAGAAGTCGCTTAACCATATTGAGAACTGCGACCTCCCCCCACCTCAGAAAATGTATCTTAAGAGACATCCATATGCTGATATTGGATGTTCCGACCCGAATGTGATGTTGGGGACATCTTTAGATGCGAAGGCCCAAGCGAATGATCTTTCCAATATGACTACTCCTGCACATGGCTATCCAGAATCTGGAAAGGGAGAAGCACCCGGAGAAGGGCACTCCGACAAGTCATTCAG AGACGTCATGGAGATTCAACAACCTTCTGAGGGTGAGCCTACAAAAGCTCAGCTAATGGAGGCTCTTTGCCATTCTCAAACACGTGCAAGGGAAGCTGAGAAGGCAGCAAAGCAAGCTTATGCCGAGAAGGAGCACATCTTTAAGCTCTTCTTCAGACAAGCCTCTGAACTCTTTGCCTATAAGCAGTGGTTCCGATTGCTGCAGCTGGAAAGCCTTTATCTCCGTATCAAAAACAATGACCAGCGTCCAAGCACCACTGTTTTCCCGGAGGGACTTCCATGGATGCCATCCAAAGGCAAGAAACTGCGGAGGAGCCAGCGTAAGGGTGCCAAGGGTAAAAGAGGAAGGAGGGCCGAACCCAGACACGACATTACAACATATGCTGTTGCTTTTGCATTGGGGTTCGGTCTTGTTGGTGCTGGGTTGCTCCTGGGATGGACTGTGGGTTGGATGTTACCCCATTTCTAG
- the LOC137720479 gene encoding auxin response factor 18 isoform X1: protein MAHLECESSISRAETGLRGDDLYTELWKLCAGPLVDVPRPGDKVFYFPQGHMEQLEASTNQELNQQIPLFNLPSKILCSVVNIRLLAEQETDEVYAQITLHPEADQSEPTSPDQCKPEAPKPTVHWFCKILTASDTSTHGGFSVLRKHATECLPPLDMNQATPTQELIAKDLHGYEWKFKHIFRGQPRRHLLTTGWSTFVTSKRLVAGDAFVFLRGDNGELRVGVRRLARQQSQMPSSVISSTSMHLGVLATASHALMTKTLFVVYSKPRTSQFIVCLNKYLEAINNKFSLGMRFRMRFEGEESPERRFTGTIVEVGDLSPQWSESKWRSLKVQWDEHAAVQRPERVSPWDIELFVASAPLNLAQPVVKSKRPRPVEIASSEVTTNSAASAFWYHSSPQTAELNQLGGVPEVQSSSSQIVWPMRQKESNSNSYSSSRVCSDGIWPSSPNVNVSLSLFPDSKESNKNVTMGSVLSSFASPITSKPNNVPMHDQVEKGKKSGTSGFRLFGCNLTNNTKTTCPQEIEPVFKTMPSGAKGPIPADAFESDQILDVLKLSKEQKQVILEASPKETQGKQGLTLSTRTRTKVQMQGVAVGRAVDLTALKGYDHLIDELEKMFEIKGELRPQNKWAVVFTDDENDMMLMGDDQWPDFCKLVKKIFIYSSDEVQKMNRFKLQSSCLDCEGTVSMDSERRSEHD, encoded by the exons ATGGCACACCTCGAGTGTGAATCCTCGATTTCTCGTGCGGAAACAG GTTTGAGAGGTGATGATCTGTATACAGAGCTATGGAAGTTGTGTGCAGGGCCTCTGGTGGATGTACCAAGGCCTGGAGATAAGGTCTTCTACTTTCCTCAAGGTCATATGGAACAA CTGGAAGCATCAACAAATCAGGAACTGAACCAGCAAATCCCTCTCTTTAATCTTCCCTCAAAGATCCTTTGTAGTGTGGTCAATATTCGATTACTG GCAGAACAAGAAACAGATGAGGTTTATGCTCAAATCACTTTGCATCCAGAAGCAGAT CAAAGTGAACCTACAAGTCCTGATCAATGCAAACCCGAAGCTCCAAAGCCAACGGTTCACTGGTTTTGCAAGATTTTGACAGCTTCCGATACAAGCACCCATGGAGGGTTCTCTGTCCTTCGAAAGCATGCCACCGAGTGCTTACCTCCGTTG GACATGAACCAAGCAACTCCAACTCAGGAGTTAATCGCCAAAGATCTTCATGGGTATGAGTGGAAATTTAAGCACATCTTTAGAG GTCAACCCCGGAGGCATTTACTTACCACAGGATGGAGTACATTCGTCACTTCAAAAAGATTGGTTGCTGGTGACGCCTTTGTGTTTTTGAG GGGTGACAACGGGGAATTACGGGTTGGGGTTCGGCGTCTAGCTCGTCAACAGAGTCAGATGCCATCATCTGTGATATCAAGCACGAGCATGCATCTTGGAGTGCTTGCAACTGCTTCGCATGCTCTTATGACCAAAACACTGTTTGTTGTGTATTCCAAGCCAAG GACTAGCCAGTTCATTGTTTGCTTAAACAAATATCTGGAGGCCATTAACAATAAATTCTCGCTTGGGATGCGATTCAGGATGCGATTTGAGGGAGAAGAATCTCCTGAAAGAAG GTTCACAGGCACAATAGTTGAGGTTGGGGATTTATCTCCTCAGTGGTCGGAGTCTAAATGGCGATCGTTGAAG GTTCAATGGGATGAACATGCTGCAGTTCAAAGGCCAGAGAGGGTTTCTCCTTGGGATATAGAACTTTTTGTAGCTTCTGCTCCTTTAAATCTTGCTCAACCAGTGGTAAAGAGTAAAAGGCCTCGGCCTGTAGAAATTGCTTCATCTG AAGTTACCACCAATTCAGCTGCTTCAGCTTTTTGGTATCATAGCTCACCCCAGACCGCAGAGTTAAACCAATTAGGTGGTGTTCCGGAAGTCCAAAGCTCTAGTAGTCAGATTGTCTGGCCTATGAGGCAGAAAGAAAGCAATAGCAACAGTTACTCTAGTTCAAGGGTATGCTCAGATGGCATCTGGCCTTCTTCCCCGAACGTGAATGTTTCTTTGAGCCTTTTCCCAGACTCAAAGGAAAGCAACAAGAATGTAACTATGGGGTCTGTGCTCTCTAGCTTTGCCTCCCCAATTACCTCAAAGCCAAATAATGTCCCGATGCATGACCAGgtggaaaaagggaaaaaatctGGCACTTCAGGTTTTAGGTTGTTTGGTTGCAATTTGACAAACAACACTAAAACAACTTGTCCTCAAGAGATAGAGCCAGTGTTTAAAACAATGCCGTCTGGTGCCAAAGGACCTATTCCAGCTGATGCATTTGAATCCGATCAGATTCTGGATGTTTTGAAGCTGTCAAAAGAGCAGAAACAAGTCATCTTGGAGGCATCACCAAAAGAAACACAGGGCAAGCAAGGATTGACCCTTTCAACGAGAACTCGCACTAAG GTGCAAATGCAAGGGGTTGCTGTTGGTCGTGCTGTGGACTTGACTGCATTGAAAGGCTACGATCATCTAATTGATGAgctagagaaaatgtttgagaTCAAAGGAGAGCTTCGTCCACAGAACAAATGGGCAGTTGTTTTCACTGATGATGAAAATGACATGATGCTTATGGGCGATGATCAATGGCC AGACTTCTGTAAGCTGGTgaagaagatatttatatattcaaGCGACGAGGTGCAGAAGATGAACAGATTCAAGCTTCAGAGTTCATGTTTAGATTGTGAAGGGACGGTAAGCATGGATTCTGAGCGTAGATCAGAACATGATTAG